Proteins from one Elgaria multicarinata webbii isolate HBS135686 ecotype San Diego chromosome 3, rElgMul1.1.pri, whole genome shotgun sequence genomic window:
- the LOC134395930 gene encoding E3 ubiquitin-protein ligase TRIM39-like: protein MAAANPAENLEQELTCSICLDYFQDPVMIVGCGHNFCRGCITKHRQKSNTNIYCPECRNVFSWKDLKPNRQMGNIVQVAKQLSVHLEKSPRREKMCKEHNKALSLFCKQDETLLCTSCERSKAHRNHTVVCTEEAAADYKAKLFKYAENLKKERNQILFVKSNGEKPSQELLKEAQAERQGIMSEFQLQRQFLDDKEQSQLAKLGELEREIEKTRDDYASPFNNEISSINDLIGEIQKKSDQSASEFLEDIGSILVRCEKGKFQLPVVPDSTDMKQKLKKLSQESASLKSTLGKFRENMSKPKWIKENMSKPKWIKENVLLDPETAHPRYVVSEDRKSVSWGDVRQDFPYNPKRFEYARCVLGTKGFTSGKHYWTVDVEDVDFWAVGVARESVEREEEIDFEPDEGIWALGFYKDQYKALTSPPTLLYPDDDPTQIQVSLNYEEGTVAFFDPEDKSRLFLFQSIDFEGERIFPFFRIFDSSAELLLCS, encoded by the exons ATGGCTGCTGCAAACCCAGCAGAAAATCTTGAGCAAGAACTTACTTGTTCAATCTGCTTGGATTACTTCCAGGATCCAGTGATGATCGTTGGTTGTGGGCACAATTTCTGCCGAGGCTGCATCACCAAGCATCGGCAAAAATCGAACACTAATATCTATTGCCCGGAGTGTAGAAACGTTTTTTCCTGGAAAGATCTTAAACCCAATAGACAAATGGGCAACATAGTACAAGTAGCTAAGCAACTCAGTGTGCATCTGGAGAAGAGCCCACGAAGGGAGAAAATGTGCAAAGAGCACAACAAAGCTCTGAGTCTTTTCTGCAAACAAGATGAGACCCTCCTTTGCACGTCCTGTGAGAGGTCCAAGGCTCACAGAAACCACACTGTTGTTTGCACGGAAGAAGCTGCTGCAGATTACAAG GCAAAACTTTTTAAATATGCAGAAAATctgaagaaggaaagaaaccagATTTTGTTCGTAAAATCGAATGGCGAAAAGCCAAGCCAGGAGCTTTTG AAAGAGGCGCAAGCCGAGAGACAGGGGATTATGTCTGAATTCCAACTACAGCGGCAGTTTCTGGATGACAAAGAGCAATCCCAGCTGGCCAAGTTGGGAGAGCTGGAAAGGGAGATTGAGAAGACAAGAGATGACTATGCAAGTCCATTTAATAATGAAATATCCTCCATCAATGATCTGATTGGTGAGATACAAAAGAAGAGTGACCAATCGGCAAGTGAATTCCTGGAG GACATTGGAAGCATATTGGTCAG ATGTGAGAAAGGAAAATTTCAGTTGCCAGTTGTACCTGATTCtacagacatgaaacaaaagctCAAGAAATTATCTCAAGAAAGTGCATCTTTGAAAAGTACTCTGGGAAAATTCAGAG AGAACATGTCGAAACCAAAATGGATAAAAG AGAACATGTCGAAACCAAAATGGATAAAAG AAAACGTGTTGCTGGATCCAGAAACAGCCCATCCCCGGTACGTTGTTTCTGAAGATCGGAAAAGTGTCAGCTGGGGAGACGTCCGTCAGGATTTCCCCTACAACCCCAAGAGATTTGAATATGCTCGCTGTGTGCTTGGAACGAAGGGATTCACTTCAGGGAAGCATTATTGGACAGTGGATGTAGAGGACGTAGACTTTTGGGCTGTGGGCGTGGCTAGAGAATctgtggagagggaggaggaaattgATTTTGAACCTGATGAGGGCATCTGGGCTCTGGGTTTTTACAAAGATCAATACAAAGCTCTGACATCCCCTCCGACCCTTCTGTACCCAGATGATGACCCGACACAGATCCAGGTATCTCTGAACTATGAAGAGGGGACTGTGGCTTTTTTTGATCCTGAGGATAAGAGCCGCCTCTTTCTTTTCCAGTCAATCGATTTTGAAGGAGAGAGAATTTTCCCTTTCTTCCGGATTTTTGATTCATCCGCTGAACTCTTGCTGTGTTCTTAA
- the LOC134395903 gene encoding uncharacterized protein LOC134395903: MARTLKASQKLVRASKPWKKAVPQGTRRRVPGHDAGQETSFRHGHPRMSALQLIHRYQKKASGMMLDKLPFLRFTKKLAHGFEWNLRFQTPAVLALKEASQAYLLELFEDWHLCALHAKRFTVSKSDVHLARCLRQEMTI, encoded by the coding sequence ATGGCTAGAACGTTGAAGGCTTCTCAAAAACTGGTGCGAGCAAGCAAGCCATGGAAGAAGGCGGTTCCCCAAGGAACTCGTAGACGTGTTCCTGGCCATGACGCAGGACAGGAGACGTCATTCCGCCACGGCCATCCCAGAATGTCGGCATTGCAGCTGATCCACCGGTATCAGAAGAAGGCCTCTGGGATGATGCTGGACAAGTTGCCTTTCCTGCGTTTCACCAAGAAGTTGGCGCATGGCTTCGAGTGGAACTTGCGCTTCCAGACTCCGGCGGTTCTGGCCCTGAAGGAAGCTAGCCAAGCTTATCTGCTGGAGTTATTTGAGGACTGGCATTTGTGCGCTCTCCACGCAAAGAGATTTACGGTCTCAAAAAGTGATGTTCACTTGGCCAGGTGCCTCCGGCAGGAGATGACAATCTGA